Proteins found in one Gemmatimonadaceae bacterium genomic segment:
- a CDS encoding Rrf2 family transcriptional regulator yields the protein MDTSFSTALHILVLLDAPGGRGLRAEAIARSVGTHPVRVRQMLARLGAAGLTVTLRGRHGGSFLARPLHSVSLGDVYIAVVPETAVLFPVHATSNRRCPVGGNIELALLAPLAEVDAVVLETLRGIRVSRVAESVRRLARRRPT from the coding sequence ATGGATACGAGCTTCTCCACGGCCCTGCACATTCTCGTGCTCCTCGATGCGCCGGGCGGGCGCGGTTTGCGCGCCGAGGCCATTGCCCGCAGCGTCGGCACGCATCCGGTCCGCGTCCGCCAGATGCTGGCGCGTCTCGGGGCCGCTGGGCTTACGGTCACGCTGCGGGGACGCCACGGGGGCTCGTTTCTCGCGCGACCGCTGCACAGCGTCAGTCTGGGTGATGTCTACATCGCCGTCGTGCCGGAGACGGCCGTACTCTTTCCGGTTCACGCGACGTCGAATCGCCGGTGTCCGGTGGGCGGGAACATCGAGCTTGCCCTGCTCGCCCCGCTGGCGGAGGTGGATGCGGTGGTGCTGGAGACGCTCCGCGGGATCCGCGTGAGCCGAGTCGCGGAGTCCGTGCGCCGCCTGGCGCGCCGCCGCCCGACCTGA
- a CDS encoding DUF2239 family protein, protein MTNTPQTPGLPSRCTAFDGHRQLVSGSLAEAAVAVVQAMRAGSNGPLLIFDDATGRVVDIDWRGSIDEVAARYAEPPAATRGPGRPRLGVVPREVTLLPTQWDWLAQQPGGASVTLRKLVDRARRETAASSSLRVARENAYRFLHAVGGDLPDFEALSRALFAGDDAQLRTILATWPSDVQTFALQLLTPTASLSPSS, encoded by the coding sequence ATGACAAACACACCCCAGACCCCCGGATTGCCCAGCCGCTGCACGGCCTTTGACGGCCACCGCCAACTGGTCAGCGGCTCACTCGCCGAGGCGGCCGTCGCGGTCGTGCAGGCGATGCGCGCGGGATCCAATGGCCCGCTCCTCATCTTCGATGACGCGACGGGCCGCGTGGTCGATATCGACTGGCGCGGTAGCATCGACGAGGTCGCCGCCCGCTACGCCGAGCCCCCTGCCGCGACCCGCGGCCCGGGGCGCCCGCGCCTTGGGGTGGTCCCCCGCGAGGTGACCCTGCTCCCCACCCAGTGGGACTGGCTCGCCCAGCAGCCGGGCGGCGCATCGGTCACGCTGCGCAAACTGGTCGATCGGGCCCGTCGGGAGACCGCCGCGAGCAGCTCGCTGCGCGTGGCCCGCGAGAACGCGTATCGGTTTCTGCATGCGGTGGGCGGCGATCTGCCGGACTTTGAGGCGCTCTCACGCGCCCTCTTCGCCGGCGATGATGCGCAGCTCCGGACCATCCTCGCGACCTGGCCGTCCGATGTGCAGACCTTTGCGCTGCAGCTGCTCACCCCGACCGCGTCGCTCTCGCCGTCGTCCTGA
- a CDS encoding DUF2236 domain-containing protein, whose amino-acid sequence MSTEPVRSITRTASGRPLTELPYDPTLAPEGPRRGEWDRCQAFLQKLSGIGVEHADEFVMTHRDLKYGAVHQFFGTICPDPMLSGTRPKRKKTPGAPKTTRAEQRAAKRTKKESPAEKERRLLRERRAALGLVRTRTVEQQIADPHEDDLPNSLPDALNEFTQLEESHQSRPLTALAQHIQRELGLCEGCEAPRLPLWADRNRMLLGQRAFMTNLLPAVLVLLCKSLPEAYSAGRPAAVLMLSGELSDLPYHRLIGTMQLLVTVSTPYSFEGPWYPAFVAAEEMQLLHAGVRMNVAPRLATPQTQPVERAHGGWTGQSYQVWPGYEAFTRGWPKSDHANSRQVVVSQTDMLATIIAFSVLVIDGLKTFGTPMTDEEADAYWHLWRVFAVLKGIHPPGRPHDGSWVPETLADARDFWQTYRKMYLCGPDSREGNWEEKARVDNPAGCALTSAHCHMIAKMLRKWLPYAPISEARWLKIVRWYVELLCGEEGAARVGVPAARLGALSRWFAWTAPRKLETLLDRLDPNLHIAISSYALVSLVNQEYGTRLVFPVPQTLEDLTQDNQSSIREKLAARVRRVFSASED is encoded by the coding sequence ATGTCGACTGAACCCGTCCGCTCCATCACCCGAACGGCCTCCGGGCGGCCGCTCACCGAGTTGCCGTACGATCCCACCCTCGCTCCCGAAGGACCGCGCCGGGGCGAGTGGGACCGCTGCCAGGCGTTTCTGCAGAAGCTCTCGGGGATCGGGGTGGAGCACGCCGACGAATTCGTGATGACGCATCGCGATCTCAAGTACGGCGCCGTGCATCAGTTCTTCGGCACGATCTGCCCCGATCCGATGCTCAGCGGCACGCGCCCCAAGCGCAAGAAGACGCCGGGCGCGCCGAAAACGACGCGCGCCGAACAACGCGCGGCCAAGCGCACCAAGAAGGAGAGCCCGGCCGAGAAGGAGCGGCGCCTGCTGCGCGAACGCCGGGCGGCGCTGGGGCTCGTGCGTACGCGGACGGTCGAACAGCAGATCGCCGATCCGCACGAGGACGATCTGCCGAACTCCCTCCCCGATGCGCTGAACGAGTTCACGCAGCTCGAGGAATCCCATCAGTCGCGCCCGCTGACCGCGCTCGCGCAACACATCCAGCGCGAACTCGGCTTGTGCGAGGGGTGCGAAGCGCCGCGTCTGCCGCTGTGGGCCGATCGCAACCGCATGCTCCTCGGGCAGCGCGCCTTCATGACCAACCTGCTGCCTGCCGTGTTGGTACTGCTGTGCAAGTCGCTCCCCGAGGCCTACTCGGCCGGGCGCCCGGCGGCGGTGCTGATGCTCTCGGGCGAATTGAGCGACCTGCCCTATCATCGGCTCATCGGCACCATGCAGCTGCTGGTGACGGTCTCCACGCCGTACAGCTTCGAAGGCCCGTGGTATCCCGCGTTCGTGGCCGCTGAGGAGATGCAGCTGCTCCACGCCGGCGTACGCATGAACGTGGCGCCGCGTCTCGCCACGCCGCAGACGCAGCCGGTGGAGCGCGCACATGGCGGATGGACGGGGCAGAGCTACCAGGTGTGGCCCGGCTACGAGGCGTTCACGCGCGGTTGGCCCAAAAGCGATCATGCCAACAGCCGCCAGGTGGTCGTAAGCCAGACCGATATGCTCGCCACGATCATCGCGTTCTCGGTGCTCGTGATCGATGGCCTCAAGACCTTCGGTACGCCCATGACCGACGAAGAGGCCGACGCGTACTGGCACCTCTGGCGCGTCTTCGCCGTGCTCAAGGGCATTCATCCGCCGGGTCGGCCGCACGATGGCTCATGGGTGCCCGAAACGCTCGCCGACGCCCGCGACTTCTGGCAGACGTATCGGAAGATGTATCTGTGCGGCCCCGACTCGCGTGAGGGCAACTGGGAGGAGAAGGCGCGTGTCGATAATCCCGCCGGTTGTGCCCTCACCAGCGCGCACTGCCACATGATCGCGAAGATGCTCCGGAAGTGGCTCCCGTACGCGCCGATCAGCGAAGCCCGCTGGCTCAAGATCGTGCGCTGGTACGTCGAGTTGCTCTGTGGCGAGGAAGGAGCCGCACGCGTGGGAGTCCCCGCCGCGCGACTGGGGGCGCTCTCGCGCTGGTTCGCGTGGACGGCCCCAAGAAAGCTCGAAACGCTGCTCGACCGGCTCGACCCGAACCTGCACATCGCCATCAGCAGCTATGCGCTCGTGTCGCTCGTGAATCAGGAGTACGGCACACGCCTGGTCTTCCCGGTGCCGCAGACGCTCGAGGATCTCACGCAGGACAATCAGTCGTCGATTCGCGAGAAGCTGGCCGCCCGTGTGCGACGGGTCTTTTCGGCGAGCGAGGACTGA
- a CDS encoding NAD(P)-binding protein → MRPHRILGAGPSGLAAAIVLARAGEAVEVYEQQADCGARFGGDLQGLESFSSPHDVLDELRAAGLATHFLARPFTSGWQFNGRRADYHDFGGPAFYLVRRGTMPDAIDQVLKHQALELGVTIRFGATLADEAADIVATGPRGRRPYAICKGFVFRTDAPDVAAALLDDAAGFKGYSYLLVSGGEGCLCTSLWSDFRRVGACLAAARQTLFARWPMAIRDERAVGGLVHFSGRPAWRAGASLLVGEAAGLQDFLWAFGLRTALRSGVLAAQALLGQHDYVAAADASFTAHLRGGVVNRFLWELGRFGRYAAPMAALRWRGAGRLMQEFYGFNRVQRMLYPLARGYVRAAHPHLTV, encoded by the coding sequence ATGCGCCCTCACCGCATCCTTGGCGCCGGTCCATCCGGCCTTGCCGCCGCCATCGTGCTGGCGCGCGCGGGTGAGGCCGTGGAGGTCTATGAGCAGCAGGCGGATTGCGGGGCCCGCTTCGGGGGCGATCTGCAGGGGCTCGAGTCCTTCTCCTCGCCGCACGACGTGCTCGACGAGCTCCGCGCGGCGGGGCTCGCGACCCACTTTCTGGCCCGTCCGTTCACGAGCGGCTGGCAGTTCAACGGGCGTCGGGCCGATTACCACGACTTCGGGGGACCGGCCTTCTATCTCGTGCGTCGGGGCACGATGCCCGATGCGATCGATCAGGTGCTCAAGCATCAGGCGCTGGAGCTTGGTGTGACGATCCGCTTCGGTGCCACCCTCGCGGATGAAGCCGCCGACATCGTTGCCACCGGCCCGCGTGGGCGGCGCCCGTACGCGATCTGCAAGGGCTTTGTCTTCCGGACCGATGCACCTGATGTGGCGGCTGCGCTGCTCGATGACGCCGCGGGCTTCAAGGGCTACAGCTACCTGCTGGTGAGCGGCGGCGAGGGGTGCCTCTGCACCTCCCTCTGGAGCGACTTCCGGCGGGTGGGCGCCTGTCTGGCGGCGGCGCGGCAGACGCTGTTCGCCCGCTGGCCCATGGCCATTCGGGACGAGCGCGCGGTCGGTGGTCTCGTGCATTTTTCGGGTCGCCCGGCGTGGCGGGCCGGGGCCTCCCTGCTGGTGGGCGAAGCCGCCGGGCTGCAGGACTTTCTCTGGGCCTTTGGCTTACGCACCGCGCTCCGATCGGGCGTGCTCGCGGCGCAGGCGTTGCTGGGGCAGCATGACTACGTTGCGGCGGCGGATGCGTCGTTCACGGCGCACCTGCGCGGCGGGGTGGTGAATCGCTTTCTGTGGGAGCTCGGTCGCTTTGGGCGCTACGCGGCGCCGATGGCGGCACTCCGCTGGCGGGGCGCCGGACGGCTGATGCAGGAGTTCTACGGGTTCAATCGCGTGCAGCGGATGCTCTATCCACTGGCGCGCGGCTACGTGCGGGCCGCCCACCCGCACCTGACGGTCTGA
- a CDS encoding protein kinase, translated as MLAGTQLDHFEILQRLGAGGMGEVYHARDTRLGRELALKLLPPTRVGDSDATERFLREARAASALNHPNVITVYDIGRGDRGWYIAMELVKGRTLSSLADGSLDVRSASGLGAQAARALAVAHDASIVHRDIKPDNLMLREDGYLKVLDFGLARLFEHDGSRPVEEEFKTGTGIIIGTLRYLSPEQAAGDPVTSAADVFSLGIVLYELLAGAHPFASSSGMAVVGAILTKEPASLAELRPYLPTALTSLVHAMLRKDPSQRPSAAEVAASLEAVAAVATPESRTVLVSRPAPSATGAASAYHPRTATVRSATLVGRQADRTRLLDAWTRAQEGHGQLLGVAGEPGVGKSTFVDACLAELSTSSGIIAARGRCSERLAGTEAFLPILEALSSAVRADPSGEVRTLLQRHAPTWYNELGESTLAASPYAKSGEIVPQGLQAASPERMKREMLGFVDATARVRPFVMFLEDLHWADASTVDLLAYLGNRLDTLPMLLIATYRPTEMQLARHPFLPAHLDLQARGLASEILLDFLELDEVRELLERRYPGNQFPATFAELLHAKTEGSPLFLVDLLRWLGSQGAIADFGGAWQLTGAMPQFERDLPPSVRGMIQRKIEQLEESDRRLLMTASTQGFFFDSTILADVMGLDQGDVEERLTTLEKVYAFVKAVDEVDLPDRSLSMRYRFVHVLYQNALYAGLPTSRRVSTSAQVAGALELRHGAQARELAAELAVLWETGRNPAKAAGYYALGATRAAEKFAYTESAELAARGLAQIALVPDGPERTTLEIGLRVALGFTSVVTRGFQAPETFEHMNRAHELSLKSGQTPQLVPVLWGLVVYHIASGNSPRAFEYGKQMLSLAYPSGDPLLQALAESATSGGSLFCGELALSMASQERAEVLVTPDIRAAIRAMVGSDLLILSRCQSARAHWMTGDMDGARALFDRSMAEVRASRDPRDRAHVALHLAEFELAAGRPAEAERVTTEALMVCEEYGVASERLWTAAYLGAAQLRLGKTEQGIATLEQAIEMLTMFQCFASVTEYYGFLTEGYLAAGRVADARRAIDAGFATLARTGEVVWGPMLHLLRAEVTLAEDSRSRAAARLDVEEAWRIASAHGARRAMGAAEMALARLT; from the coding sequence ATGCTCGCTGGCACCCAACTCGATCACTTCGAAATCCTGCAGCGCCTGGGCGCCGGTGGGATGGGCGAGGTGTACCACGCCCGCGACACGCGTCTCGGGCGCGAACTCGCGCTCAAGCTGCTGCCGCCCACCCGCGTTGGCGACTCCGATGCCACCGAGCGCTTCCTGCGTGAAGCGCGCGCCGCGAGTGCGCTCAATCATCCGAACGTCATTACGGTGTACGACATCGGTCGCGGCGATCGCGGCTGGTACATCGCCATGGAGCTGGTGAAGGGGCGCACGCTCTCGTCGCTCGCCGATGGCTCGCTCGATGTGCGCTCGGCGTCCGGGCTGGGGGCGCAGGCGGCGCGTGCACTCGCCGTGGCTCACGATGCCAGCATCGTGCATCGCGACATCAAGCCCGACAACCTGATGCTGCGCGAAGACGGGTACCTCAAGGTGCTCGACTTCGGACTCGCGCGTCTCTTCGAACATGATGGATCACGGCCGGTCGAAGAGGAGTTCAAGACCGGCACCGGCATCATCATTGGCACCCTGCGCTACCTGTCGCCCGAGCAGGCCGCGGGCGATCCGGTCACGTCGGCGGCCGACGTCTTTTCGCTCGGGATCGTGCTGTACGAGCTGCTGGCGGGGGCACACCCCTTTGCGAGCAGCAGCGGCATGGCCGTTGTCGGCGCGATCCTCACCAAGGAGCCGGCGTCGCTCGCCGAGTTGCGGCCGTATCTGCCGACGGCGCTGACCTCGCTGGTGCACGCGATGCTGCGGAAGGATCCGTCGCAGCGTCCAAGCGCGGCGGAGGTGGCCGCGAGCCTCGAAGCGGTGGCCGCGGTGGCGACGCCGGAGTCGCGCACGGTGCTGGTGTCGCGCCCTGCGCCGAGTGCCACCGGCGCCGCCAGCGCGTATCACCCGCGCACGGCGACCGTACGCAGTGCGACCCTCGTGGGGCGGCAGGCCGATCGCACACGCCTGCTCGATGCCTGGACGCGCGCGCAGGAAGGCCATGGCCAGCTGCTGGGCGTGGCCGGCGAACCGGGGGTGGGCAAGTCCACGTTCGTGGATGCCTGCCTCGCCGAGCTCTCCACCAGCAGCGGCATCATCGCCGCGCGCGGGCGCTGCTCGGAACGTCTCGCCGGCACCGAAGCTTTCCTGCCAATTCTGGAAGCCCTCTCGAGCGCGGTGCGCGCCGATCCGAGTGGCGAGGTGCGCACGTTGCTGCAGCGCCACGCGCCGACGTGGTACAACGAGTTGGGCGAGTCCACGCTTGCGGCCAGCCCGTACGCCAAGAGCGGCGAGATCGTCCCGCAGGGGCTGCAGGCCGCCTCGCCGGAGCGCATGAAGCGCGAGATGCTCGGCTTCGTGGATGCGACCGCGCGCGTGCGCCCGTTCGTGATGTTCCTCGAGGATCTGCACTGGGCCGACGCGTCCACCGTGGATCTGCTGGCGTATCTGGGCAATCGGCTCGACACCTTGCCGATGCTGCTCATTGCGACGTATCGCCCGACCGAGATGCAGTTGGCGCGCCATCCGTTCCTGCCGGCGCACCTCGATCTGCAGGCGCGCGGGCTGGCGTCGGAGATCCTGCTCGACTTCCTCGAGCTCGACGAAGTGCGCGAACTGCTGGAGCGGCGCTACCCCGGCAACCAGTTTCCGGCGACGTTCGCCGAACTGCTGCACGCGAAAACCGAGGGGAGCCCGCTGTTCCTCGTGGACCTGTTGCGCTGGCTGGGCTCACAGGGCGCGATCGCCGATTTCGGCGGCGCCTGGCAGCTCACCGGCGCGATGCCGCAGTTCGAGAGAGACCTGCCGCCCTCGGTGCGCGGCATGATCCAGCGCAAGATCGAGCAGCTGGAAGAAAGTGATCGCCGCCTGCTCATGACGGCGAGCACACAGGGGTTCTTCTTCGACTCCACGATTCTGGCCGACGTGATGGGGCTCGATCAGGGTGACGTCGAAGAACGACTCACCACGCTCGAGAAGGTGTACGCCTTCGTGAAGGCGGTGGACGAGGTCGATCTCCCCGATCGCTCGCTGTCGATGCGCTATCGCTTCGTGCACGTGCTCTATCAGAACGCGCTGTACGCCGGCTTGCCCACGTCGCGCCGCGTGAGCACGAGCGCACAGGTCGCGGGCGCGCTCGAATTGCGGCATGGCGCCCAGGCGCGCGAACTCGCGGCGGAGCTGGCGGTGCTCTGGGAAACCGGGCGCAATCCGGCCAAGGCCGCCGGCTATTACGCACTCGGCGCGACGCGCGCGGCGGAGAAGTTCGCCTATACGGAATCGGCCGAGCTGGCGGCTCGCGGGTTGGCGCAGATCGCCCTTGTGCCCGATGGCCCCGAGCGGACGACGCTCGAGATCGGGCTCCGCGTGGCGCTTGGCTTCACCAGCGTGGTCACTCGCGGCTTCCAGGCCCCCGAGACGTTCGAGCACATGAACCGCGCGCATGAGCTGTCGCTCAAGAGCGGGCAGACGCCGCAGCTGGTGCCGGTGTTGTGGGGGCTCGTGGTGTATCACATCGCCAGCGGCAATTCGCCGCGTGCGTTCGAATATGGCAAGCAGATGCTGTCGCTGGCGTATCCGAGCGGCGATCCGCTGCTGCAGGCGCTTGCCGAAAGTGCCACGAGCGGCGGGTCCCTGTTCTGCGGCGAGCTGGCGTTGAGCATGGCCTCGCAGGAACGCGCCGAAGTGCTGGTGACGCCCGACATCCGGGCGGCGATTCGTGCGATGGTGGGCTCGGACCTGCTCATCCTGAGCCGCTGCCAGTCGGCGCGTGCGCATTGGATGACGGGCGACATGGATGGCGCCCGCGCGCTCTTTGATCGCTCGATGGCCGAAGTGCGCGCCTCGCGTGACCCGCGCGACCGCGCCCACGTGGCGCTCCATCTGGCGGAGTTCGAGCTCGCCGCCGGGCGGCCGGCGGAGGCCGAACGCGTGACGACCGAGGCGCTGATGGTCTGTGAAGAGTACGGGGTGGCGAGCGAGCGGCTGTGGACCGCCGCGTATCTCGGTGCGGCGCAGCTGCGCCTCGGCAAGACGGAACAGGGGATCGCGACGCTCGAGCAGGCGATCGAGATGCTCACGATGTTCCAGTGCTTCGCCAGCGTGACGGAGTACTACGGCTTCCTCACCGAAGGGTACCTCGCTGCCGGACGCGTGGCCGACGCGCGCCGCGCGATCGATGCCGGCTTTGCCACGCTCGCCCGCACCGGTGAAGTGGTATGGGGGCCGATGCTGCATCTGCTCCGCGCAGAGGTGACGCTGGCCGAAGATTCCCGGTCGCGCGCCGCCGCCCGCCTCGATGTCGAGGAAGCGTGGCGCATTGCGTCGGCGCACGGCGCGCGCCGGGCGATGGGGGCGGCGGAGATGGCGCTGGCGCGGCTGACTTGA
- a CDS encoding M28 family metallopeptidase has protein sequence MRTARLALLFTVSLATSLPAQVRPDADSRVAALVASVSQERLQAIVTKLASFGTRNTLSDTVSNTRGIGAARRWIYNEFKSYSPKLQVSYDVHHVLEQGRITKDVDIVNVVAILPGKSARRVYVSGHYDSVNPRNTSSAGVNGANVSGAAVGDAMLRAGQDYDTPDAPGANDDGSGTALTMELARVFANSGLQFDATLVFVTWAGEEQGLVGSMAHAQTIAAQKVVVEANLNNDIVGSSLGGNGIIDAESVRIYALGPEDSMNRSLARYIARIAGVYVPSHTIRLMAREDRFGRGSDHSSFTAFDFPAIVFREANENYNRQHNSEDKVEGMDFRYLAQNARVNAAAAASIALAPAAPKVTTPQGTSVTLSRGQSGYDAALQWQPSEGAAGYKVYWRTAWTNDWEKSQIVGNVTRFTLPNVSIDDYVFGVAAIGADGAESLVSAYVSPVRRMQEVKVRK, from the coding sequence ATGCGCACCGCGCGTCTTGCCCTGCTGTTCACTGTGAGTCTTGCGACGTCTCTGCCGGCGCAGGTACGTCCCGATGCTGATTCCAGGGTTGCGGCGCTCGTGGCGTCGGTGTCGCAGGAGCGGTTGCAGGCCATTGTCACCAAGCTCGCGAGCTTCGGCACGCGCAACACGTTGTCCGATACCGTATCGAACACGCGCGGCATCGGGGCGGCGCGGCGGTGGATCTACAATGAGTTCAAGTCGTACAGCCCCAAGCTGCAGGTGTCGTACGATGTGCATCACGTGCTCGAGCAGGGGCGCATCACGAAGGATGTGGACATCGTGAACGTGGTCGCCATCCTGCCCGGCAAGTCGGCGCGCCGGGTGTATGTCTCGGGGCACTATGACTCGGTAAACCCGCGGAATACCTCGAGTGCCGGCGTGAATGGGGCAAACGTGTCCGGGGCGGCGGTCGGCGATGCGATGCTGCGCGCCGGGCAGGACTACGACACGCCCGACGCGCCCGGGGCCAACGACGATGGCAGCGGCACCGCCCTCACCATGGAGCTCGCGCGCGTCTTTGCGAACAGCGGGCTGCAGTTCGACGCCACCCTCGTGTTCGTGACGTGGGCCGGTGAAGAGCAGGGGCTGGTGGGCTCGATGGCGCACGCGCAGACGATCGCGGCGCAGAAGGTGGTGGTCGAGGCCAACCTGAACAACGACATCGTGGGATCGAGCCTTGGCGGCAACGGCATCATCGACGCCGAGTCCGTGCGCATCTATGCGCTCGGGCCGGAAGACTCGATGAACCGTTCACTGGCGCGCTACATCGCCCGCATCGCCGGCGTGTACGTGCCGAGCCACACGATCCGCCTGATGGCGCGTGAGGATCGCTTCGGGCGCGGCTCCGACCACTCGAGCTTCACCGCGTTCGACTTTCCGGCGATCGTGTTCCGCGAAGCCAACGAGAACTACAACCGCCAGCACAACAGCGAGGACAAGGTGGAAGGGATGGACTTCCGCTACCTCGCGCAGAACGCGCGGGTGAACGCGGCGGCCGCCGCCTCCATCGCCCTCGCACCGGCCGCGCCCAAGGTCACCACGCCGCAGGGCACCTCCGTGACGCTGAGCCGCGGCCAGAGCGGCTACGACGCGGCGCTCCAGTGGCAGCCGAGCGAGGGGGCGGCGGGGTACAAGGTCTATTGGCGCACCGCCTGGACCAACGACTGGGAGAAGTCGCAGATCGTGGGGAACGTCACCCGCTTCACGCTGCCCAACGTGTCGATCGATGACTACGTGTTCGGGGTGGCGGCGATCGGCGCCGACGGAGCGGAGTCATTGGTGAGCGCCTATGTGTCGCCGGTGCGGCGGATGCAGGAGGTCAAGGTGCGGAAGTAG
- a CDS encoding GMC family oxidoreductase, whose product MHIDARSLPNDTIVDADLCIVGAGAAGIPIALAFIGAGKRVVLLEGGGFDREDALQALYRGSLSGLPYFPLEAARLHYFGGSTGHWGGYCAPLDAVDFTTRSWVPGSGWPISRDVLDPFYAKAHPLLDLGPYQYDPAWWVAQDARREWLPLDRAVLHEKIWQFSAPTRFGSKFRAPLEAARDVTLYTYANVTALEMREGGTAVESVRVSHLDGRGFRVRAARFVLAASTIQNVRLLLASTAQNPQGVGNAYDQVGRGFMEHLEMPAGSAVLLKPQSMRLYRYDFGVTKTRAEIALTPAAQERLGTLNVTVAIEGMPAEGEPRTTFENNSPTDLEEYRRETRDSLTSIMKAAEQPHDAASVRAQPRVSLVARQEQAPNPASRVTITRERDALGVPRADFHWALTPLDRHSLRTMYLTLGREFARLGVGRVQLRDWLRAEQADWPPFISGGWHDLGALRMSASPRTGVVDANCQVHGVANLFIAGGGVFATAGAANPTLTIVALALRLAEHLKGR is encoded by the coding sequence ATGCACATCGACGCCCGTTCGCTCCCGAACGACACCATCGTCGACGCGGACCTCTGCATCGTCGGCGCCGGTGCGGCGGGTATTCCGATCGCGCTCGCGTTCATCGGCGCCGGCAAGCGCGTCGTGCTTCTGGAAGGGGGCGGTTTTGACCGCGAGGACGCGCTCCAGGCACTCTATCGCGGCTCCCTCTCCGGGCTGCCGTATTTCCCGCTCGAGGCCGCACGGCTCCACTACTTCGGCGGGTCCACCGGCCACTGGGGGGGCTACTGCGCGCCGCTCGACGCGGTGGACTTCACCACCCGCAGCTGGGTCCCCGGCAGCGGCTGGCCGATCTCGCGCGACGTGCTCGACCCGTTCTACGCCAAGGCCCATCCGCTGCTCGATCTGGGGCCCTATCAGTACGACCCGGCGTGGTGGGTCGCGCAGGACGCGCGCCGCGAGTGGCTGCCGCTCGATCGCGCGGTGCTGCACGAAAAGATCTGGCAGTTCTCCGCGCCCACGCGCTTTGGGAGCAAGTTCCGCGCGCCGCTCGAGGCCGCGCGCGATGTCACGCTCTACACGTACGCCAACGTCACCGCGCTCGAGATGCGCGAAGGCGGCACGGCCGTTGAGTCCGTACGCGTGTCGCACTTGGACGGTCGTGGCTTTCGCGTGCGCGCCGCCCGCTTCGTGCTCGCCGCCAGCACCATCCAGAATGTGCGCCTGCTGCTCGCGAGCACGGCGCAGAATCCGCAGGGGGTCGGCAACGCGTACGATCAGGTGGGGCGCGGCTTCATGGAGCATCTCGAGATGCCCGCCGGCTCGGCGGTCCTGCTCAAGCCGCAGTCGATGCGTCTCTATCGCTACGACTTTGGCGTCACCAAGACCCGCGCGGAGATCGCCCTCACCCCCGCTGCCCAGGAGCGGCTGGGCACGCTCAATGTCACCGTCGCGATCGAAGGCATGCCCGCCGAGGGCGAACCGCGTACGACCTTCGAGAACAACTCGCCGACCGATCTCGAGGAGTACCGGCGCGAAACACGCGACAGCCTGACGTCGATCATGAAAGCGGCCGAGCAGCCGCACGACGCTGCGAGCGTACGCGCGCAGCCGCGGGTCTCACTCGTGGCGCGACAGGAGCAGGCCCCCAACCCGGCCTCGCGCGTCACGATCACCCGCGAGCGCGACGCGCTGGGCGTACCGCGCGCCGACTTTCACTGGGCGCTCACGCCCCTCGATCGCCACTCGCTGCGCACGATGTACCTCACCCTCGGCCGCGAGTTCGCCCGCCTGGGCGTGGGGCGTGTGCAGCTCCGCGACTGGCTCCGCGCCGAGCAGGCCGACTGGCCGCCGTTCATCAGCGGCGGCTGGCACGATCTCGGCGCCCTGCGCATGAGCGCCTCTCCGCGCACCGGGGTGGTCGATGCCAACTGCCAGGTCCACGGCGTCGCCAACCTCTTCATCGCCGGCGGCGGCGTCTTCGCCACGGCGGGGGCCGCGAATCCCACGCTGACGATCGTGGCGCTGGCGTTGCGGTTGGCGGAGCACCTGAAGGGGCGGTGA